Proteins from a single region of Eremothecium gossypii ATCC 10895 chromosome VI, complete sequence:
- a CDS encoding AFL095Wp (Non-syntenic homolog of Saccharomyces cerevisiae YHR211W (FLO5)), giving the protein MRSLLGVLAALLTTALAQEAVPVQQLQACDPLRANPNLTPRSGFDITYYDYPWLSYSDRVNRGVPDRTTYLSDPYLRGGYANYQRLGSSTGVTNLTFINEFGLGRGRERVRGNLPPNYNFPDEINISNFAYVGTGYFRADQDGSYNFTLDFVDDYAAITVGGGRAFTCCREESTVTSPSDFQISAVWSREAPAGRAWTVVNLQRGAYYPLRVFYVNTNNWAGIRFTFTDPSGVHHEDFQNHIFHFDDQPNECPEIVATTTHPYDGTETVTAYTTLSTYTNSDNQLTTGRVVVINTPYPRGETTTTNGWTGSYTTTLSTGVATVTGTDGYGTIETIYHVVTPEASAVTTTTSGWTGTHTTTLSTGLTTVTGPDGIATTETTYYVVTPEAQAVTTTTSGWTGSFTTTMSTGVTTVTGSDGIATTETTYYVVTPEAEAVTTTTSGWTGSYTTTMSTGVTTVTGTDGIATTETTYYVVTPEAQAITETTSGWMGTYTTTLSTGVTTVTGTDGIATTETTYYVVTPEAHAITTTTSGWTGTYMTTLSTDVTTVTGTDGIATTETIYHVVTPEGVLTATVTSGWTGSITTTLSTGVTTVTGTDGIATTETTYYVVTPEAELVTTTTSGWAGTYTTTFSTGVTTVTGPDGIPTLETTYYVVTPEAEAVTTTTSGWTGSFTTTMSTGVTTVTGSDGIATTETTYYVVTPEAEAVTTTTSGWTGSYTTTMSTGVTTVTGTDGIATTETTYYVVTPEAEAITTTTSGWTGSYTTTMSTGVTTVTGTDGIATTETTYYVVTPEAEAITTTMSGWTGSYTTTMSTGVTTVTGTDGIVTTETTYHVVTPEAHAITETTSGWMGTYTTTLSTDVTTVTGTDGIATTETTYYVVTPEAHAITTTTSGWTGTYMTTLSTDVTTVTGTDGIATTETIYHVVTPEGLLTATVTSGWTGSITTTLSTGVTTVTGTDGIATTETTYYVVTPEAELVTTTTSGWAGTYTTTFSTGVTTVTGPDGIPTLETTYYVVTPEAEAVTTTTSGWTGSFTTTMSTGVTTVTGSDGIATTETTYYVVTPEAEAVTTTTSGWTGSFTTTMSTGVTTVTGSDGIATTETTYYVVTPEAQAITETTSGWMGTYTTTLSTDVTTVTGTDGIATTETTYYVVTPEAHAITTTTSGWTGTYMTTLSTDVTTVTGTDGIATTETIYHVVTPEGLLTATVTSGWTGYYTRTLSTGVTTVTGTDGIATTETTYYVVTPEANYVTTTTSGWAGTYTTTYSTGITTVTGYNGIPTIKSTYYVVTPEASVVTTTASGWRRTYTTTRSTGITTVTGTDGIATTETTYYVVTPEAHAVTTTTSGWTGTYKTTLSTDVTTVTGTNGIATTETIYHVVTPEAHAITETTSGWMGTYTTTLSTDVTTITGTDGIATTETTYYVVTPEAHAITTTTSGWTGTYMTTLSTDVTTVTGTDGIATTETIYHVVTPEGVLTATVTSGWTGSITTTLSTGVTTVTGTDGIATTETTYYVVTPEAELVTTTTSGWAGTYTTTYSTGVTTVTGPDGIPTVESTYYVVTPEASAVTTDVHGWTGSYTTTLSTGFTTFTGTDGIATTETSYYVVTPEARAARRTTSGWTGTYMTTLSTGVATVTGTDGIATTETTYYVVTPSPVTTPVSIRYNTTTAWLNTTFTESTTVVESVPTTETVLVTTTDIHGETSVSTSTLTTTHVVPTTAWWNTTVVRPTTFLNITLVPTTVMSTTSVPTTKTAWANTTATIRENVTRSEVETVITTVTNTQSISTVAWANSTITVQPTTIVNPTEMVTLTETINYTTTKSDGEKTVETTVVTTEVLPTTVWRNSTISAGPTTVVTVPEPGTTTETYYITSTRPDGQTTIEATTTVVTKHVVPTTVWMNSTISHCTDCSTAVIHPTESVTMTETHYITSTAVNGSTAAKTVTTVVTTVVPESTVWLSTTVCGDTTASHCTDCVTTVVHPTDLVTTTETYYITSTAADGSKATETVTTVVTTVVPESTVWLSTTVRDPTTIVTTKQAPTAAWQNTTVLTRSTEVITTTETQFVTKTGTDGSPTIETTETVITRDPLTTTAWVTTTIDGKTTVVPPPPEPTTTTETILLTTTNAKGVTIVETTTNVVTKEAECPTSGRETTVTTAPVLTSLTEQVTITETISYTVTGDDGVKTLETTTVRTSTAVITTEIPGPKPPVPTGPGPEIDRSSSSVPGHSSPTGSEPCHSPPPATSQPCPPPATSQPAQSSSSASQPCPPPATSQPAQSSSSASQPCPPPATSQPAQSSSSASQPCPPAATSQPAQSSSSASQPCPPSATSQPAQSSSSASQPCPPSATSQPAQSSSSASQPCQTAPATQESTQSAPTTVESAVPCTGGNAGPSTTEIVAPKSSDRSVCGTLTTTVIVTTCPVRTDGPSATAGPASTAGSTASVSGGASSIADKTAAAAAVPTDTISRYTKGTTAQTASTSTGSLSSSTGSRYTKATAHPAPSGKFSLGNPGSNSSPLSYFTGAAGRLHGSGTSLGSIVALFLSMLFLC; this is encoded by the coding sequence ATGCGAAGTTTGCTAGGTGTGTTAGCTGCCTTGCTGACCACGGCCTTGGCCCAAGAGGCTGTTCCCGTGCAACAGTTACAGGCTTGTGACCCACTTCGTGCAAATCCAAACCTGACCCCGAGAAGCGGTTTTGATATTACCTACTATGATTACCCGTGGTTAAGCTACAGCGACCGAGTTAATCGCGGTGTGCCAGATAGGACTACGTACCTCAGCGACCCTTATCTTCGTGGAGGATACGCAAATTACCAGCGGCTAGGGAGCTCTACCGGTGTGACGAACTTGACGTTCATCAACGAATTTGGCCTCGGCAGAGGACGTGAGAGAGTTCGCGGCAACTTGCCTCCCAACTATAACTTCCCGGACGAGATCAACATTTCAAACTTCGCGTATGTTGGAACTGGTTACTTCCGTGCGGACCAGGATGGTTCGTACAACTTCACGTTAGACTTTGTTGACGACTACGCTGCAATCACGGTTGGTGGTGGCAGAGCTTTTACCTGCTGCAGAGAGGAATCAACAGTAACCAGCCCTTCGGATTTCCAAATCAGTGCAGTCTGGTCGAGAGAAGCCCCAGCTGGGCGTGCGTGGACCGTGGTGAACTTACAGCGGGGCGCGTACTATCCACTCCGTGTGTTCTACGTGAACACCAACAACTGGGCCGGTATCCGTTTTACGTTTACGGACCCAAGTGGTGTTCACCATGAGGACTTCCAGAATCACATCTTCCATTTTGACGACCAGCCAAACGAATGCCCGGAAATAGTCGCGACAACGACTCATCCATACGATGGAACGGAAACTGTGACAGCCTATACCACACTATCGACGTACACGAACAGCGACAACCAGCTCACAACTGGGAGAGTGGTTGTTATCAACACCCCATACCCTCGTGGCGAAACAACTACTACTAATGGCTGGACTGGTTCCTACACAACTACACTATCCACTGGTGTGGCAACTGTAACAGGTACTGACGGCTATGGCACGATCGAGACCATCTATCACGTCGTTACTCCAGAAGCGTCTGCTGTCACAACGACCACTAGCGGCTGGACAGGTACTCACACGACCACGCTCTCCACTGGACTCACCACCGTTACAGGGCCTGATGGTATTGCCACGACGGAAACTACCTACTACGTGGTGACTCCAGAGGCTCAGGCCGTCACGACGACTACAAGCGGCTGGACCGGATCCTTCACTACAACGATGTCTACAGGTGTCACTACTGTGACCGGTTCCGATGGAATTGCCACAACCGAGACGACCTACTACGTTGTGACACCTGAGGCGGAAGCCGTCACGACGACTACGAGCGGGTGGACAGGCTCTTACACCACGACGATGTCCACGGGTGTCACTACTGTGACCGGTACCGATGGAATTGCCACGACGGAGACTACGTACTACGTCGTGACTCCCGAGGCTCAAGCCATTACTGAGACCACCAGCGGCTGGATGGGGACGTATACTACCACGCTATCCACCGGTGTCACTACTGTTACCGGCACCGATGGGATTGCCACGACAGAGACCACCTACTATGTGGTGACTCCCGAAGCTCATGCTATTACGACTACCACTAGTGGCTGGACCGGTACCTATATGACTACACTCTCAACAGACGTTACCACTGTGACCGGTACTGATGGTATCGCAACCACCGAGACCATCTACCACGTGGTGACCCCTGAGGGTGTCCTAACGGCAACTGTTACCAGCGGCTGGACTGGCTCCATCACCACAACTCTGTCCACTGGTGTAACGACTGTTACCGGTACCGATGGTATCGCTACCACCGAGACGACTTATTACGTGGTGACACCTGAAGCAGAGTTAGTGACGACGACAACCAGCGGTTGGGCAGGGACCTACACGACTACTTTCTCCACTGGAGTCACTACTGTGACTGGTCCTGACGGAATCCCAACCCTAGAGACGACCTACTACGTTGTGACACCTGAGGCAGAAGCCGTCACGACGACTACTAGCGGCTGGACAGGATCCTTCACGACGACGATGTCTACAGGTGTCACTACTGTGACCGGTTCCGATGGAATTGCCACAACCGAGACGACCTACTACGTTGTGACACCTGAGGCGGAAGCCGTCACGACGACTACTAGCGGGTGGACAGGCTCTTACACCACGACGATGTCCACGGGTGTTACGACGGTTACAGGTACCGATGGAATTGCCACGACGGAGACTACGTACTACGTTGTGACACCTGAGGCGGAAGCCATCACGACGACTACGAGCGGGTGGACAGGCTCTTACACCACGACGATGTCCACGGGTGTCACTACTGTGACCGGTACCGATGGAATTGCCACAACCGAGACGACCTACTACGTTGTGACACCTGAGGCGGAAGCCATCACGACGACCATGAGTGGCTGGACAGGCTCTTACACCACGACGATGTCCACGGGTGTCACTACCGTAACTGGTACTGATGGAATTGTTACCACTGAAACTACCTACCACGTTGTGACTCCTGAAGCTCACGCCATTACTGAGACCACCAGCGGCTGGATGGGGACGTATACTACCACGCTATCCACTGATGTCACTACTGTTACCGGCACCGATGGGATTGCCACCACTGAAACTACCTACTATGTTGTGACTCCCGAGGCTCATGCTATCACGACTACCACTAGTGGCTGGACCGGTACCTATATGACTACACTCTCAACAGACGTTACCACTGTGACCGGTACCGATGGAATTGCTACCACCGAGACCATCTACCACGTGGTGACCCCCGAGGGCCTCCTAACGGCAACTGTTACCAGCGGTTGGACTGGCTCCATCACCACAACTCTGTCCACTGGCGTAACGACTGTTACCGGTACCGATGGTATCGCTACCACCGAGACGACTTATTACGTGGTTACACCTGAAGCAGAGTTAGtgacgacgacgaccaGCGGTTGGGCAGGGACCTACACGACTACTTTCTCCACTGGAGTCACTACTGTGACTGGTCCTGACGGAATCCCAACCCTAGAGACGACCTACTACGTTGTGACACCTGAGGCAGAAGCCGTCACGACGACTACTAGCGGCTGGACAGGATCCTTCACTACGACGATGTCTACAGGTGTCACTACTGTGACCGGTTCCGATGGAATTGCCACAACCGAGACGACCTACTACGTTGTGACACCTGAGGCAGAAGCCGTCACGACGACTACTAGCGGCTGGACAGGATCCTTCACGACGACGATGTCTACAGGTGTCACTACTGTGACCGGTTCCGATGGAATTGCCACAACCGAGACTACGTACTACGTCGTGACTCCCGAGGCTCAAGCCATTACTGAGACCACCAGCGGCTGGATGGGGACGTATACTACCACGCTATCCACTGATGTCACTACTGTTACCGGCACCGATGGGATTGCCACCACTGAAACTACCTACTATGTTGTGACTCCCGAAGCTCATGCTATTACGACTACCACTAGTGGCTGGACCGGTACCTATATGACTACACTCTCAACAGACGTTACCACTGTGACCGGTACCGATGGAATTGCTACCACCGAGACCATCTACCACGTGGTGACCCCCGAGGGCCTCCTAACGGCAACTGTTACCAGCGGCTGGACTGGGTACTATACCAGAACTCTGTCCACTGGTGTAACTACTGTTACCGGTACTGATGGTATCGCTACCACCGAGACAACTTACTACGTCGTCACCCCAGAGGCAAATTACGTTACGACGACAACCAGCGGTTGGGCAGGAACCTACACAACGACTTACTCCACCGGAATCACTACTGTGACTGGTTATAACGGAATTCCAACTATAAAGTCAACTTACTATGTGGTTACTCCGGAAGCGTCTGTCGTCACGACCACTGCCAGCGGATGGAGACGTACGTACACCACAACGCGCTCCACCGGTATCACTACTGTTACCGGCACCGATGGAATTGCTACCACTGAAACGACCTATTATGTGGTGACTCCCGAAGCTCATGCAGTTACGACTACCACTAGTGGCTGGACTGGTACCTATAAGACTACACTCTCAACCGACGTTACTACTGTGACCGGTACCAATGGAATTGCTACCACCGAGACCATCTACCACGTTGTGACTCCTGAAGCTCACGCCATTACTGAGACCACCAGCGGCTGGATGGGGACGTATACCACCACGCTATCCACTGATGTCACTACTATTACCGGCACCGATGGAATTGCTACCACTGAAACTACCTACTATGTTGTGACTCCCGAGGCTCATGCTATTACGACTACCACTAGTGGCTGGACCGGTACCTATATGACCACACTTTCGACCGACGTTACCACTGTGACCGGCACTGATGGAATTGCTACCACCGAGACCATCTACCACGTGGTGACCCCTGAGGGTGTCCTAACGGCAACTGTTACCAGCGGCTGGACTGGCTCCATCACCACAACTCTGTCCACTGGTGTAACGACTGTTACCGGTACCGATGGTATCGCTACCACCGAGACGACTTATTACGTGGTGACACCTGAAGCAGAGTTAGtgacgacgacgaccaGCGGTTGGGCAGGGACCTACACGACTACTTACTCCACCGGAGTCACTACTGTGACTGGTCCTGACGGAATCCCAACTGTAGAGTCAACTTACTATGTGGTTACTCCGGAAGCATCTGCTGTCACGACTGACGTCCATGGGTGGACAGGCTCTTACACCACAACGCTCTCTACCGGGTTCACAACGTTTACCGGCACCGATGGAATTGCTACTACGGAAACCAGCTACTACGTCGTGACACCTGAGGCTCGGGCCGCTAGGAGGACCACTAGTGGCTGGACTGGTACCTATATGACTACACTCTCGACAGGTGTTGCTACTGTTACCGGTACCGATGGTATCGCAACCACCGAAACCACTTATTACGTTGTGACTCCAAGTCCTGTAACAACGCCAGTATCAATTAGGTACAACACTACTACAGCCTGGCTAAACACGACCTTTACTGAATCAACCACTGTCGTTGAGTCTGTGCCAACAACAGAGACAGTGTTAGTAACTACCACTGATATTCATGGAGAAACTAGTGTTTCGACAAGTACTTTGACAACTACGCATGTTGTACCAACTACTGCCTGGTGGAATACCACTGTCGTTCGCCCTACAACGTTCTTGAACATAACGTTAGTACCCACAACAGTTATGAGTACAACGTCTGTACCTACTACTAAAACCGCGTGGGCCAACACTACGGCAACAATTCGTGAAAATGTTACTCGCTCAGAGGTTGAAACTGTTATCACTACTGTTACTAATACGCAATCCATCTCTACGGTCGCATGGGCAAACTCCACTATTACCGTCCAACCTACCACGATTGTCAACCCTACAGAAATGGTGACATTGACGGAGACCATAAACTACACCACGACAAAATCTGATGGCGAGAAAACAGTGGAGACTACTGTGGTGACCACAGAGGTCTTACCTACTACTGTGTGGAGGAATTCTACGATTTCAGCTGGTCCGACAACTGTTGTGACTGTTCCAGAGCCAGGTACAACTACGGAAACGTATTACATTACGAGCACTAGACCAGATGGGCAAACTACCATAGAGGCTACTACAACTGTCGTTACCAAGCACGTCGTACCTACTACAGTATGGATGAATAGCACTATTAGTCACTGTACTGATTGTTCTACGGCTGTGATACACCCTACTGAATCAGTAACCATGACGGAGACTCACTACATCACTTCCACGGCTGTCAATGGATCAACGGCAGCGAAGACTGTGACTACTGTCGTTACTACTGTCGTTCCAGAATCTACTGTATGGTTGAGCACGACAGTGTGCGGTGACACCACTGCTAGTCACTGTACTGACTGTGTTACAACTGTGGTACACCCTACTGACTTGGTTACCACGACCGAGACTTACTACATCACTTCTACAGCTGCTGACGGATCAAAGGCAACGGAAACTGTGACGACTGTGGTTACTACCGTCGTTCCAGAATCCACTGTTTGGTTAAGCACTACAGTTCGTGACCCAACTACTATAGTGACCACAAAACAAGCTCCTACAGCTGCTTGGCAGAATACTACAGTTCTAACTAGGTCAACAGAGGTAATCACGACAACCGAGACACAGTTTGTAACCAAGACTGGCACCGATGGTTCACCAACGATTGAAACGACCGAAACTGTGATAACCCGTGATCCTTTAACAACCACGGCCTGGGTGACTACGACTATTGACGGCAAAACTACCGTCGTTCCCCCACCACCAGAGCCTACTACTACGACTGAAACTATTTTGCTCACAACAACCAACGCTAAAGGGGTAACGATAGTAGAGACGACAACTAACGTTGTAACCAAAGAGGCAGAATGTCCAACTTCGGGGAGGGAAACCACTGTTACGACGGCACCTGTATTGACTAGTTTGACAGAGCAAGTAACAATTACGGAAACTATCTCTTACACTGTTACTGGTGACGATGGTGTGAAAACATTGGAGACCACTACCGTCCGTACTTCTACAGCGGTTATCACAACAGAAATACCCGGGCCAAAGCCACCGGTACCAACAGGTCCAGGGCCTGAAATTGACAGATCTTCGAGTTCAGTACCAGGCCATTCTTCACCTACCGGCTCAGAGCCATGCCACAGCCCACCTCCTGCTACTAGCCAACCATGCCCACCTCCTGCTACTAGCCAACCTGCCCAGAGCAGCTCATCTGCTAGCCAACCATGCCCACCTCCTGCTACTAGCCAACCTGCCCAGAGCAGCTCATCTGCTAGCCAACCATGCCCACCTCCTGCTACTAGCCAACCCGCCCAGAGCAGCTCATCTGCTAGCCAACCATGCCCACCTGCTGCTACTAGCCAACCTGCCCAGAGCAGCTCATCTGCTAGCCAACCATGCCCACCTTCTGCTACTAGCCAACCTGCCCAGAGCAGCTCATCTGCTAGCCAACCATGCCCACCTTCTGCTACTAGCCAACCCGCCCAGAGCAGCTCATCTGCTAGCCAGCCATGCCAGACTGCACCAGCTACCCAAGAGTCTACACAGAGTGCTCCTACTACTGTAGAGAGCGCTGTACCTTGTACCGGAGGAAATGCCGGTCCTAGTACCACAGAAATTGTCGCACCAAAGAGTTCGGATAGAAGCGTGTGTGGAACCTTAACGACTACCGTTATTGTCACAACTTGCCCCGTCCGTACGGATGGCCCAAGCGCTACGGCTGGGCCCGCCAGTACCGCTGGGTCTACTGCCAGCGTGTCGGGTGGCGCATCTTCAATAGCTGACAAaaccgccgccgctgccgccgtgCCAACCGATACCATTTCAAGATACACAAAGGGTACTACGGCGCAAACCGCTTCTACAAGCACCGGCTCATTATCCTCAAGCACCGGCTCAAGATACACAAAGGCTACTGCGCACCCAGCTCCTTCTGGCAAGTTCTCTCTAGGGAACCCAGGCTCTAACTCATCCCCACTATCATACTTTACAGGCGCTGCAGGCAGACTGCATGGGAGTGGTACCTCTCTCGGATCCATTGTGGCTCTATTCCTCTCCATGCTCTTCCTCTGCTAA
- a CDS encoding AFL092Cp (Non-syntenic homolog of Saccharomyces cerevisiae YHR211W (FLO5)): MRTSLSVLALAAVAAAHEDVLQACDPLRGGASARPGFDLTIWNYPWTSYNHQTNRGVPDRTTFESAAYLQGGYAQYEELGRARAVTNLTFVNEFELGRGREMVRGRLPPNYNFPDEFNISNFAYLATGYFRAEQDGAYNFTLDFVDDYASVALGGGRAFDCCQKDTGVKSPEGFQIDARWARNGPVGRAWTVVNLQRGAYYPLRVFYVNTNNWAGIRFTFTDPSGVHHEDFQNHIFHFDDQPNECPEIVATTTQPYDGTETVTAYTTLSTYTNSDNQLTTGRVVVINTPYPRGETTTTNGWTGSYTTTLSTGVATVTGTDGYGTIETTYYVVTPEAVVSTTTTSGWTGTHTTTLSTGLTTVTGPDGIATTETTYYVVTPEAQAVTTTTSGWTGSFTTTMSTGVTTVTGSDGIATTETIYHVVTPEAQAVTTTTRGWAGNHTTTLSTAVATVTGTDGIATTETIYHVVTPEAQAVTTTTRGWAGNHTTTLSTAVATVTGTDGIATTETIYHVVTPEALSVTKTAIFSSGSSWQNVTAEATKSSSFDGRVNQTIDSVAGTHTQISESLTTVTSSAPTEDVCASLEQETVTVILSPMTTMTIPTTGAPQVMTIVKTVYSTITKDYSEDMSESPFEPTTVSAPTNSAQVSSTNGPDTQQRISVDELAGGKLATTMNSSAANVSSQFLENTIVPPTSEVYTSGSSRSFSLGNTDEMVTILPIGGASGISGISIGNVSTEPSTVQSSFIAVSTGSAEYLTGTSEQPVTATPSTKSSVKASSFQSETKEDTNIPISVTSISYSSSGTQASRTSTAEYGTAAVTGIPESSGGPANDNETASEEAETELPEESYGQEPSAGSNVATTEDEEDAYGTTVVEEYPLPTPQTAFTGSGFVSSAGVVSSSFPNLTKPLLPFFGGAVQLNTNMNKICSALVFVVTTLLL, translated from the coding sequence ATGCGGACATCTCTCAGTGTGCTAGCACTAGCAGCCGTGGCAGCAGCGCATGAGGACGTGCTGCAAGCGTGCGATCCCTTGCGGGGCGGGGCTTCGGCGCGTCCGGGGTTCGACCTTACAATATGGAACTATCCTTGGACGTCGTATAACCACCAGACGAACCGCGGAGTGCCCGACCGGACAACTTTTGAAAGCGCAGCGTACCTCCAGGGTGGGTACGCGCAGTACGAGGAGCTGGGGCGGGCACGGGCCGTGACGAACTTGACGTTCGTCAACGAGTTCGAGCTTGGCAGAGGCCGTGAGATGGTGCGTGGCCGGCTGCCCCCTAACTACAACTTCCCCGATGAGTTTAACATTTCGAACTTTGCGTACTTGGCAACAGGCTACTTCCGCGCTGAGCAGGACGGTGCATACAACTTCACGCTAGACTTCGTGGATGACTACGCCTCGGTTGCCCTTGGTGGCGGGCGGGCATTTGACTGTTGCCAGAAAGACACGGGCGTCAAGAGCCCTGAAGGGTTCCAGATTGACGCGCGGTGGGCGCGGAACGGGCCTGTGGGGCGTGCATGGACCGTGGTGAACTTACAGCGGGGCGCCTACTATCCACTCCGTGTGTTCTACGTGAACACCAACAACTGGGCTGGTATTCGTTTTACGTTCACGGACCCAAGTGGTGTTCACCATGAGGACTTCCAGAATCACATCTTCCATTTTGACGACCAGCCAAACGAATGCCCGGAAATAGTCGCGACAACGACTCAACCATACGATGGGACGGAAACTGTGACAGCTTATACCACACTATCGACGTACACGAACAGCGACAACCAGCTCACAACTGGGAGAGTGGTTGTTATCAACACCCCATACCCTCGTGGCGAAACAACTACTACTAATGGTTGGACTGGTTCCTACACAACTACACTATCCACTGGTGTGGCAACTGTAACAGGTACTGACGGCTATGGCACAATCGAGACAACTTACTATGTCGTTACTCCTGAAGCCGTAGTCTCCACAACGACCACTAGTGGCTGGACAGGTACTCACACGACCACGCTCTCCACTGGACTCACCACCGTTACAGGGCCTGATGGTATTGCCACGACGGAAACTACCTACTACGTGGTGACTCCAGAGGCTCAGGCCGTCACGACGACTACAAGCGGCTGGACCGGATCCTTCACTACAACGATGTCTACAGGTGTCACTACTGTGACCGGTTCCGATGGAATTGCCACAACCGAGACCATCTACCACGTCGTGACACCGGAAGCACAAGCCGTTACAACGACCACTCGCGGCTGGGCTGGGAACCACACGACGACACTATCCACCGCAGTGGCTACTGTCACTGGCACCGACGGCATCGCAACCACCGAGACCATCTACCACGTCGTGACACCGGAAGCACAAGCCGTTACAACGACCACTCGCGGCTGGGCTGGGAACCACACGACGACACTATCCACCGCAGTGGCTACTGTCACTGGCACCGACGGCATCGCAACCACCGAGACCATCTACCACGTTGTGACGCCTGAGGCACTATCTGTCACGAAAACAGCTATATTCTCTTCCGGTTCGTCATGGCAGAATGTGACTGCTGAAGCTACAAAGTCCAGCAGTTTTGATGGTCGTGTAAACCAAACGATCGACTCCGTAGCTGGCACACATACTCAAATTTCTGAGTCTCTAACAACGGTCACCAGCAGTGCTCCGACCGAAGATGTTTGTGCTTCATTGGAGCAGGAGACAGTGACTGTTATACTCTCGCCTATGACTACCATGACGATTCCTACAACTGGTGCCCCCCAAGTAATGACAATTGTGAAAACAGTATACTCCACTATCACCAAAGATTACAGTGAAGATATGTCTGAAAGTCCATTTGAGCCAACTACCGTTTCAGCACCAACAAACAGCGCACAGGTGTCTTCTACGAATGGACCCGATACCCAGCAGCGTATTTCTGTGGATGAGCTTGCTGGCGGAAAATTAGCTACAACCATGAATAGCAGCGCTGCTAATGTTTCTAGCCAGTTCCTTGAGAACACTATTGTCCCCCCCACTAGTGAAGTCTATACAAGTGGATCTAGTAGATCATTTTCTCTTGGAAACACTGATGAGATGGTAACTATATTGCCAATTGGCGGAGCTAGTGGCATTTCGGGGATTTCGATCGGAAATGTTTCTACGGAACCATCCACGGTTCAGTCGTCCTTTATTGCCGTATCGACTGGATCAGCTGAATATTTGACTGGCACTTCAGAGCAACCTGTGACTGCTACTCCAAGTACAAAGTCTTCTGTTAAAGCATCTTCGTTTCAGTCTGAGACGAAAGAAGACACGAACATTCCTATCAGTGTGACGTCAATTTCGTATAGTTCTTCTGGAACACAGGCGTCCAGAACATCCACTGCAGAATACGGGACTGCTGCAGTAACTGGCATCCCAGAATCTTCTGGTGGACCAGCGAATGATAATGAAACAGCTTCTGAAGAAGCTGAGACTGAACTCCCGGAGGAATCATATGGCCAAGaaccatccgctggatcTAATGTCGCCACAACAGAAGACGAGGAAGATGCATACGGCACAACGGTTGTGGAAGAGTACCCTCTCCCAACCCCTCAGACTGCATTCACCGGAAGCGGCTTTGTGAGCTCTGCGGGCGTAGTGTCCTCTAGCTTTCCGAACCTGACAAAGCCTCTTTTGCCCTTCTTCGGCGGGGCAGTTCAGCTGAACACAAACATGAACAAGATCTGTTCTGCTCTCGTTTTCGTTGTTACGACCCTCCTATTGTAA